One segment of Fibrobacter sp. UWR3 DNA contains the following:
- a CDS encoding N-acetyltransferase, with product MFNNLDISAFSKKLADYANFIVCRCSGQVAGILAFYMNNGHFVYVTFVCTLKEFQRLSIFSNMLHKLENLAQEKGYEKIRLEVAKENHSAQQVYLHKDFSVVEQGDNSLFMEKWIGKHGESA from the coding sequence TAACAACCTGGATATTTCTGCTTTTTCTAAAAAATTGGCTGATTATGCGAATTTTATAGTATGCAGGTGCTCTGGACAGGTGGCGGGAATCCTTGCGTTTTACATGAATAATGGGCATTTTGTCTATGTAACTTTCGTCTGCACTCTTAAGGAGTTCCAGCGACTTTCTATCTTTTCCAATATGTTGCATAAATTGGAAAATTTGGCGCAAGAAAAGGGGTACGAAAAAATTCGCCTTGAGGTGGCCAAAGAAAACCATTCTGCACAACAGGTGTATCTACACAAGGATTTTTCGGTTGTAGAACAAGGAGATAATTCTCTTTTTATGGAAAAATGGATCGGCAAGCACGGAGAATCCGCATGA
- a CDS encoding phosphorylcholine transferase LicD: MTECERIVKEKILPESFFEPEERNGFFVDANRKKTWAILIDLLVRFDRFCNDNHLNYFLIFGSLLGAVRHKGFIPWDDDVDIVMPRDDYNKFTSLAGKIDRPYCIQSYLNESDFFLSFAKFRNVNTTCISKPFSHRKFNQGIALDIFPLDNFENQGAQERFDRIKWLNMQNSTYMRMGNPYLDASSQERIKQHSGRAPLDVLQEIESLVTQFNNKETDKVGVNALTIYSFEKNTWLKRDFDSFDLMEFECCRFRVPCGFEDVLTTTYGDYMQFPPVEKRGGWHNNLIIDPDTPFSEYKI, translated from the coding sequence ATGACAGAGTGTGAAAGAATTGTGAAGGAAAAAATTCTTCCGGAATCCTTTTTTGAACCGGAAGAAAGGAACGGCTTTTTTGTTGATGCCAATAGAAAGAAAACCTGGGCGATTCTGATAGACTTGCTTGTTCGTTTTGACAGGTTTTGCAACGACAACCATCTGAATTATTTTTTGATTTTTGGCTCTCTTTTGGGCGCGGTTCGCCACAAGGGGTTTATTCCTTGGGATGACGATGTTGATATCGTTATGCCCAGAGATGACTATAACAAGTTTACGTCACTAGCGGGTAAAATTGACCGGCCTTATTGTATACAGTCCTATTTAAACGAGTCTGACTTTTTCCTGTCTTTTGCGAAATTCCGTAATGTGAATACGACTTGCATCAGTAAGCCTTTCTCACATCGGAAGTTTAATCAGGGCATAGCGCTGGATATTTTCCCCTTAGACAATTTTGAGAATCAAGGTGCGCAGGAACGGTTCGATAGGATTAAGTGGTTGAATATGCAAAATTCAACTTATATGCGCATGGGAAATCCGTATCTAGATGCCTCTTCGCAAGAAAGAATAAAGCAGCATTCTGGACGTGCACCTTTGGATGTCTTGCAAGAGATCGAAAGCCTGGTTACGCAATTCAATAACAAGGAGACGGATAAGGTCGGTGTCAATGCACTGACAATCTATTCCTTTGAAAAGAACACCTGGCTTAAGCGGGATTTCGATTCGTTTGACTTGATGGAATTTGAATGTTGTCGTTTCCGCGTTCCATGTGGATTTGAGGATGTCCTTACGACAACGTATGGCGATTACATGCAGTTCCCGCCCGTTGAAAAAAGGGGTGGTTGGCACAACAATCTTATTATTGATCCTGACACACCTTTTTCCGAATACAAAATTTAA
- the aepX gene encoding phosphoenolpyruvate mutase has product MKKVYCGMSADLIHHGHLNIIHEAMKLGVVTVGVLTDEAIASYKRLPYLTYEQRAEIVSNIKGVAQVVPQTTLDYVPNLEKLKPDYVVHGDDWKTGVQQETRQRVIDCIAKWGGKVVDIPYTPGVSSTVLNAEMREIGTTPAVRQRMLRRLIAAKPIVRIMESHSGLTGLIIEKTKVKVNNKTEEFDGMWASSLTDSTSKGKPDIEAVDLTTRLHGLNDALECTTKPVIYDGDTGGKIEHFVFTVRTLERLGVSAVIIEDKIGLKKNSLFGTDAIQTQDTIEGFCEKIRTGKRAQIAQDFMIIARCESLIAGKPIEDALERCFAYVEAGADGIMIHSKDKSGEDIKEFCKRFREKHSSVPLVVVPTTYNHVTEEELASWGVNVVIYANHMLRSAYPAMVNTAKSILTHHRSFEANDMCMSIKEILELIPGTK; this is encoded by the coding sequence ATGAAAAAAGTTTATTGCGGCATGAGTGCCGACCTGATTCACCACGGACATCTGAACATCATTCACGAGGCCATGAAGCTTGGCGTGGTAACGGTCGGTGTCCTGACCGACGAGGCGATTGCTAGTTACAAGCGCCTGCCTTACTTGACGTATGAACAGCGTGCGGAAATCGTCTCCAACATCAAGGGTGTTGCGCAGGTCGTGCCGCAGACAACGCTGGACTATGTCCCCAACCTCGAAAAACTCAAGCCGGACTACGTGGTGCACGGCGACGACTGGAAGACCGGCGTTCAGCAGGAAACCCGCCAGCGCGTTATTGACTGCATCGCCAAGTGGGGAGGCAAGGTTGTCGACATTCCCTACACCCCGGGCGTTTCCTCAACCGTCCTGAACGCCGAGATGCGCGAGATCGGCACGACACCTGCGGTGCGCCAGAGGATGCTCCGCCGCCTGATCGCGGCCAAGCCTATCGTCCGAATCATGGAGAGCCATTCCGGCCTGACGGGTCTCATCATCGAGAAGACCAAGGTCAAGGTGAACAACAAGACCGAGGAATTCGACGGCATGTGGGCAAGCTCGCTTACCGATTCCACCAGCAAGGGCAAGCCCGATATCGAGGCCGTGGACCTCACCACGCGCCTGCATGGCCTGAACGATGCGCTCGAATGTACGACCAAGCCGGTCATCTATGACGGCGATACCGGCGGAAAGATAGAGCACTTCGTGTTCACCGTACGTACGCTTGAACGCCTCGGCGTTTCCGCGGTAATCATCGAGGACAAGATCGGCCTCAAGAAGAACTCCCTGTTCGGTACGGACGCTATCCAGACGCAGGATACCATCGAGGGCTTCTGCGAGAAGATCCGTACGGGTAAGCGTGCGCAGATTGCGCAGGACTTCATGATTATCGCCCGCTGCGAGAGCCTCATCGCTGGCAAGCCAATCGAGGACGCCCTGGAACGCTGCTTCGCCTATGTCGAGGCCGGTGCAGACGGCATTATGATTCATAGCAAGGACAAGTCGGGCGAGGATATCAAGGAATTCTGCAAGCGCTTCCGCGAGAAGCACTCCTCGGTACCGCTGGTCGTGGTTCCTACCACCTACAACCACGTGACCGAAGAGGAACTTGCCAGCTGGGGCGTGAACGTGGTCATCTACGCGAACCACATGCTGCGCAGCGCATACCCCGCCATGGTGAATACGGCGAAGTCCATCCTCACGCATCACCGCTCGTTCGAGGCGAACGACATGTGCATGAGCATCAAGGAAATCCTCGAGCTCATCCCGGGAACCAAGTAG
- a CDS encoding phosphonoacetaldehyde reductase has product MQTVISTERGYEGLVEYLRESGMKKVLVVCGNSCGRLNIGRFLDEQIRQGVMSAVYFRDFAPNPDYASVVKGVETFRSNGCDSILAIGGGSAMDTAKCIKLYATMPAGCDYIHEKVVPNAIPFVAVPTTAGTGSEATRFAVIYYNGEKQSVTDANCIPQAVLFDPSVLDSLPEYHRKSTMMDAFCHAVESSWSVNSTDESREYSRKAIRLILENRDSYLNNEPAGNRKMLEAANVAGKAINISQTTAGHAMCYKLTSLYKIAHGHAAALCVSALWPYMLAHRDDCADVRGVEHLSGVFATLAECMGAQTPEAAAEKFKDFVDGLGLGIPSVRDDSDYDILKKSVNPVRLKNNPVRLDEKAIDTLYHQILGE; this is encoded by the coding sequence ATGCAGACGGTCATCTCGACAGAACGGGGGTACGAAGGCCTCGTTGAATACCTGCGGGAGTCCGGGATGAAGAAGGTCCTGGTCGTCTGCGGGAATTCATGCGGTCGCCTGAACATAGGCAGGTTTCTTGATGAACAGATTCGTCAGGGAGTGATGAGTGCCGTGTACTTCAGGGATTTTGCGCCGAACCCGGATTACGCCTCTGTCGTGAAGGGCGTCGAAACTTTCCGGTCAAACGGTTGCGATTCCATCCTCGCCATTGGTGGCGGCAGTGCCATGGATACGGCCAAGTGCATCAAGTTGTATGCGACGATGCCTGCGGGTTGTGACTACATACACGAAAAGGTTGTCCCGAACGCGATTCCGTTCGTCGCAGTTCCCACTACGGCCGGAACGGGAAGCGAGGCGACCCGCTTCGCCGTAATCTACTATAACGGGGAGAAGCAGTCCGTCACGGACGCGAACTGCATTCCGCAGGCGGTGCTGTTCGACCCGTCCGTCCTGGACTCGCTTCCGGAATATCACCGGAAGTCCACCATGATGGATGCGTTCTGCCATGCGGTGGAGTCGTCCTGGTCGGTCAATTCTACGGACGAGAGCCGGGAATATTCGAGAAAGGCAATCCGCCTGATCCTGGAAAATCGCGATTCGTACCTGAACAATGAACCTGCCGGGAATAGAAAGATGCTCGAGGCGGCGAACGTTGCCGGCAAGGCCATCAACATTTCGCAGACGACCGCCGGGCACGCCATGTGCTACAAGCTGACAAGCCTGTACAAGATTGCCCACGGGCATGCCGCGGCGCTGTGCGTGTCTGCGCTGTGGCCCTATATGCTCGCCCATAGGGATGACTGTGCCGATGTGCGTGGCGTGGAACACCTTTCCGGCGTATTCGCAACCCTGGCCGAATGCATGGGCGCACAAACCCCTGAGGCTGCCGCAGAAAAATTCAAGGACTTTGTAGACGGACTAGGTCTCGGAATCCCGTCCGTCCGGGACGACTCGGATTACGATATTCTGAAAAAGTCGGTCAACCCGGTACGTCTCAAGAACAACCCCGTAAGATTGGACGAAAAGGCCATAGACACCCTTTACCACCAGATTCTGGGAGAATAA
- the aepY gene encoding phosphonopyruvate decarboxylase encodes MKVERLMEIIGADFYTGVPDSQLKALCNCLMNTYGIDPKHHVIAANEGNCTALAAGYHLATGKVPVVYMQNSGEGNIINPVASLLNDKVYAIPMVFIVGWRGEPGVHDEPQHIYQGEVTVKLLEDMDIATFIIGKDTTDAEVESVMAEFRKVLAQGKDVAFVVRKGALSYDGKVVYKNDNVMVREEIIRHIVAVSGEDSIVSTTGKASRELFEIREANGQSHKYDFLTVGSMGHSSSIALGVALNKPERKIWCVDGDGAVLMHMGAMAVVGANAPKNLVHVVINNGAHETVGGMPTVAARMDLVAIARACGYPKAVSVDTFEALDRELKSAKSAKELTFIEVKCSIGARDDLGRPTTTALENKQNFMDFLK; translated from the coding sequence ATGAAAGTTGAAAGATTGATGGAAATTATCGGAGCCGATTTCTACACCGGCGTGCCGGACTCCCAGCTCAAGGCCCTCTGCAACTGCCTGATGAATACATACGGCATCGACCCGAAACACCATGTTATCGCTGCAAACGAAGGCAACTGCACCGCCTTGGCCGCCGGATACCACCTGGCGACGGGCAAGGTCCCCGTGGTCTACATGCAGAATTCCGGCGAGGGCAACATCATCAACCCTGTGGCCTCCCTTCTTAACGACAAGGTCTATGCCATCCCGATGGTGTTTATCGTGGGCTGGCGTGGCGAGCCCGGCGTCCATGACGAGCCGCAGCACATCTATCAGGGCGAAGTCACCGTGAAGCTCCTCGAGGATATGGATATCGCCACGTTTATTATCGGCAAGGACACGACCGATGCGGAAGTTGAATCCGTCATGGCCGAATTCAGGAAAGTCCTGGCCCAGGGCAAGGATGTCGCCTTCGTTGTTCGCAAGGGCGCCCTTTCCTATGACGGCAAGGTCGTATACAAGAATGACAACGTGATGGTCCGCGAGGAGATTATCCGCCATATCGTGGCCGTGTCGGGCGAGGACTCGATCGTATCCACTACGGGCAAGGCCAGCCGAGAACTTTTCGAGATTAGGGAAGCTAACGGACAGAGCCACAAGTACGACTTTTTGACGGTGGGCTCCATGGGGCACAGTTCCTCGATCGCTCTCGGTGTCGCGCTCAATAAGCCCGAAAGGAAGATCTGGTGTGTCGATGGCGACGGCGCCGTGCTCATGCACATGGGGGCCATGGCGGTTGTCGGTGCGAACGCGCCGAAGAACCTGGTGCATGTCGTAATCAACAATGGAGCGCATGAAACCGTGGGCGGTATGCCGACCGTAGCCGCCAGGATGGATCTTGTCGCGATTGCCAGGGCCTGCGGCTACCCGAAGGCGGTGTCCGTAGATACGTTCGAGGCCCTGGACCGCGAATTGAAATCGGCAAAGTCCGCCAAGGAACTGACCTTTATCGAGGTCAAGTGTTCCATCGGTGCCCGTGACGACCTTGGCAGGCCTACGACTACTGCCCTGGAAAATAAGCAGAACTTCATGGATTTTTTGAAGTGA
- a CDS encoding lipopolysaccharide biosynthesis protein, with protein MSLKTSVITSLIWKFLERIGTQGVSFIVAIVLARLLSPADFGLIAIVTVFVTMANVFVQSGLNTALIQKKNADNLDFSTVFFSCLALAAVLYMGLFFSAPFIAEFYNNQSELVPVIRVLGLMLPLGALNSIQEAYVARNMMFKKLFYRSVGAVIPAGIIGVVCAYLGIGIWSLVAQQLSNAFLICVIMWFTVKWRPSLAFSFERWKGLFSFGWKLLCSSLLDTFYYNIRDLVIGKLFTPADLGFYNRGDQFPKLIITNINASIQSVLLPSLSTVQDDRVRLKALARRSIKTSSFLILPMMAGLAALAQPLTLVLLGEKWLPAVPFIQICCFSYAFWPIHTTNLSAINAVGRSDVFLKLEIIKKSYGLTILAIAVYAFRSPLGIAMSAAITAPLGSFVNAYPNKKLLDYGFAEQMKDFLPSFFLSVAMGATIYLGGNFLTERLNLAPILLMVVSAVVGILLYFGLAKVLHFECLDYLIKTIKEWKFKSNKADLEK; from the coding sequence ATGTCCCTAAAAACGTCTGTCATAACATCCCTCATTTGGAAGTTCCTTGAGCGCATCGGTACGCAGGGGGTTTCTTTCATCGTTGCGATTGTTTTGGCTCGTCTGCTGTCGCCAGCGGATTTCGGGCTGATTGCCATAGTGACGGTCTTTGTTACCATGGCGAATGTATTTGTGCAGAGTGGCCTGAATACCGCGCTTATCCAGAAGAAGAATGCGGACAATCTGGACTTTTCGACCGTATTCTTTTCGTGCCTTGCGCTTGCCGCTGTCCTGTATATGGGGCTGTTCTTTAGCGCTCCCTTTATTGCGGAGTTCTACAACAATCAGTCGGAACTTGTTCCTGTAATTCGAGTGCTTGGACTGATGCTCCCGCTTGGCGCCTTGAACTCGATTCAGGAAGCCTACGTAGCTCGGAACATGATGTTCAAGAAGCTATTCTACCGTAGTGTCGGGGCCGTCATCCCGGCGGGCATTATCGGAGTCGTGTGTGCCTATCTGGGGATTGGAATATGGTCGCTTGTCGCCCAACAGCTTTCGAACGCATTCCTCATTTGTGTCATTATGTGGTTTACGGTAAAGTGGCGCCCGTCTCTAGCTTTTTCTTTTGAACGATGGAAGGGACTGTTCTCGTTCGGGTGGAAACTGCTTTGTTCTTCGTTGCTAGATACATTCTATTATAATATTAGAGATTTGGTGATTGGAAAGCTGTTTACCCCTGCTGATCTCGGTTTCTATAATCGCGGTGACCAGTTCCCGAAACTCATTATTACCAACATTAACGCATCTATACAGTCGGTGTTGTTGCCGTCGCTTTCAACCGTTCAGGATGATCGAGTGAGGTTGAAGGCGTTGGCTCGTCGTTCCATAAAAACAAGCTCCTTCTTGATTTTGCCCATGATGGCGGGGCTTGCTGCATTGGCTCAGCCTCTTACCTTAGTACTTCTGGGTGAAAAGTGGTTGCCGGCGGTTCCGTTTATCCAGATTTGCTGCTTTAGTTATGCATTCTGGCCTATCCATACAACGAACCTTTCTGCAATCAATGCCGTCGGCCGTAGCGATGTATTCCTGAAGCTCGAGATTATTAAGAAAAGCTATGGGCTGACCATCCTTGCTATCGCGGTTTATGCATTCCGTTCGCCACTCGGTATTGCCATGAGTGCTGCTATCACGGCTCCGTTGGGCTCCTTTGTGAATGCGTATCCCAACAAGAAACTATTGGATTACGGCTTTGCCGAGCAAATGAAAGACTTCCTACCATCCTTCTTTTTGTCCGTGGCGATGGGTGCCACCATTTATCTGGGCGGGAATTTCCTTACCGAAAGACTGAATTTGGCACCTATTTTGCTGATGGTTGTTTCTGCAGTCGTAGGTATTTTGCTCTATTTTGGATTGGCTAAGGTGCTTCATTTTGAATGCCTGGATTATCTGATTAAGACGATTAAAGAGTGGAAGTTTAAATCAAATAAGGCTGATTTGGAAAAATGA